The following DNA comes from Meleagris gallopavo isolate NT-WF06-2002-E0010 breed Aviagen turkey brand Nicholas breeding stock chromosome 13, Turkey_5.1, whole genome shotgun sequence.
CTGCAATTACAAGGAGATGCTCAAAAGTATTTAGGGGAGTCTTGCCTACAGGTGGCATTCCTAAGTGGATGAGAAGACACTGAATTAGACTTCTTTTCTTTAGCGGGGAGAAAATGACTCAACAACCCATCTAGCAGATAAATAGGAGCATTAATATACATGAGtagcacacagaaaaaaaagagtggtaCGAGCCCACTCTGTGTGGCTGTCTAACGTTACTGCACTCCAAGATACTCACAGAAGATGCTTCTCTCACCATGTGTTAACAACTGCAAGTTACAGATCTCTGGTTGAAGCTCCTGCTGAACGCGGGAATACTCAGGATGCAGAAACCTTTAGCGGCCAGTCTGCCCACACATACCAGCCCGTGACAGAAAAGTACTGCAAGTGTGCTAGGTTTATCTGCTGACCTGTGGGTTTGTTGTAGTAAAACTGGAAtcctccaccacctcctcctcttGCACGATATCAAACAGCTGGAAGTTCCCTCCGCAGTCTGAGCTCTTATCCACAGCACCGCTCTCCTCCCGTGACgcatctcctgctgctgcaggggccGATCTGCTGCCATCGCTCCCTGCCTCACTGTCTGTGAGGGTCACAGCCGTCCCGCTGGAGCCCGGCCGATGGCTGGTGACTACACGGTAGCggttctccttcctcctcacctGCTTGGAGGAGCGGAGCTCCTGTGCTATCCGCTGTGTGCTTCCCAAGGAGGGCCgcaggctctgtgctgctttgtcttTACTGATCCCTTCTTGAACGTATTTCTGAATGGGCTCGTTctggcagaggaaaaaaaggagaagaagcgTGGACCTGTTAGAGTGCATCTGGAGAAGGGATCCGCTCATCcgagggatggaacacctccctacgaggacaggctgagagctggggctgtgcagcacggagaagggaaggctctgggagacctgagagcagcctgtcagtatctacaggggctgtaagaaagaagggacagaCCCTTTAACAGAGTGTGCTGTGactggacaaggggaaatggtttcaaactaaggGAGAGGATAcattggatataagaaaaggttttttaatgataaaggcagcgaggcagtggcacagagaggtggtgctgCCCGTCCCCACAGACAGCCGGCATcaggggatgggctgtgagcactgatggagctgtgagcactgatggagctgtgagcactgatggagctgtgagcactgatggagctgtgagcactgatggagctgtgagcactgatggagctgtgagcgTCTCTGCTCAGCGCAGGGAATGCAAGCAGCCggcctttaaggtccctcccaactcaaacGAATGGAAACGGTGACACCACCAGCGGTAATCTCGCTCCTTTCTAGAAGCGCTCAGAAGTTAACTCACAATATCCTTTACAACTAATTACAGcggaacagaaaaaacagttcTTTCCAATACCAAAGGCCGTGCATCAGCTGGAAGCCGCTACCCCTGCGTAACCAAACTCAGCACCGCCGTCGGCTTCCTCAGCCCCAGCCCGCAGGCCGCCCAACGCACGCGCACCCACCCCCGCGAGCGGCGACAGCGCGAGGATCCCGGCGGTACCTTGGAGGACACGGTGGCCACCAGCTTGAAGACGCCCCTCTCCACCGGCGCTCCCTGCCCGGGCTCCGCCCGCAGCCGCTTGCAGGCGAGCAGNNNNNNNNNNNNNNNNNNNNNNNNNNNNNNNNNNNNNNNNNNNNNNNNNNNNNNNNNNNNNNNNNNNNNNNNNNNNNNNNNNNNNNNNNNNNNNNNNNNNtagtatatatatatatatatatatatatatatatatatatatatatatatatataatatattgaAGTTCCTGTTTCCACAGCACATTTCAAATAGTTCCACAATCTGGAGTTCCCTGTTAGCTGCCCTGCTACTAGCTACAGGACAACATTTTCTATTTGTGTAGAGTCAAAAAGTTTTGGACAAG
Coding sequences within:
- the SLC7A6OS gene encoding probable RNA polymerase II nuclear localization protein SLC7A6OS, whose amino-acid sequence is LACKRLRAEPGQGAPVERGVFKLVATVSSKNEPIQKYVQEGISKDKAAQSLRPSLGSTQRIAQELRSSKQVRRKENRYRVVTSHRPGSSGTAVTLTDSEAGSDGSRSAPAAAGDASREESGAVDKSSDCGGNFQLFDIVQEEEVVEDSSFTTTNPQKTGDPDVILCNAVEMIRERLNVSEDHKKLEHREKDEYVYDIYCMETSAPGWIQNILSVQPYKEEYELVDDDQVPAEIYEDEDDENDEGNWRNDYPDEDEFLAEEDEEEKDSEESSSDEDQCYRRRTWNKYRQEVLQEFGYDEIQDLDSD